In Aquiflexum balticum DSM 16537, a single genomic region encodes these proteins:
- a CDS encoding DUF2061 domain-containing protein, translated as MILDQPLKKWFVNSKGQDTNVKSFAKSISWRIVGTLDTMVISFFVTGQLVMALSIGSIEVVTKIALYYLHERAWEGATKIEKDEPKNEFA; from the coding sequence ATGATTTTAGATCAGCCTCTTAAAAAATGGTTTGTAAACAGCAAAGGTCAGGATACCAATGTCAAGAGTTTTGCCAAATCCATCTCCTGGAGAATAGTAGGTACTTTAGATACCATGGTGATTTCATTTTTTGTGACAGGGCAATTGGTTATGGCATTGTCCATCGGTTCCATTGAGGTGGTCACCAAAATAGCCCTTTATTATCTTCACGAACGTGCCTGGGAAGGCGCCACAAAAATCGAAAAAGATGAGCCTAAAAACGAATTTGCATGA
- the htpG gene encoding molecular chaperone HtpG: protein MQEKGTISIHTENIFPIIKKFLYSDNEIFLRELVSNAVDATQKIKRLATLGQYTGELGDITVEVAFDKDKKTITISDRGLGMTAEEIKKYINQIAFSGAAEFVEKFKDAKDANEIIGKFGLGFYSAFMVADKVEINTLSYQEGAAAAKWTCDGSTEFEISAGERKERGTDVTLFINADSEEFLDKWKLQGILDKYCKFLPVPIKFGTKTESVEDGVDDKGEKKWKSVEVDNIINTTSPIWTKSPNDLKDEDYLAFYKQLYPMSEDPLFWIHLNVDYPFNLTGVLYFPKIKNDFEFQKNKIKLFSRQVFITDEVKDIVPEFLMLLHGVIDSPDIPLNVSRSFLQADSNVKKINSYITKKVADKLGELFKKDRKAYEEKWNDIGLFVKYGMISEDKFAEKGKDFALLKNTKGEYFTLPEYKEKVKAIQTDKNEQTIYLYATDVNKQDGFIQSANKKDYDVLVMDSPIDSHFIQHVEGKEEKTQLKRVDADVAEKLIQKEDTYANLLTEEQSTQVKEIFEKAINNKDYTVEVEGLSPEEMPVTVTMDEFMRRMKDMAQMGGGMSFYGAMPDHYKVAINGNHPVIDKLLKSEDEAEKEKLAKQSFDLALLSQGMLTGKDLTEFVKRSVELI, encoded by the coding sequence ATGCAGGAAAAAGGTACCATCTCGATACATACCGAGAATATCTTCCCGATCATCAAGAAGTTTTTATACTCTGACAATGAGATTTTTCTCCGTGAATTGGTTTCCAACGCAGTGGATGCCACCCAAAAAATCAAAAGACTGGCCACACTTGGTCAATACACCGGAGAACTTGGTGACATCACCGTTGAAGTAGCCTTTGACAAGGACAAAAAAACCATTACCATTTCCGATCGCGGTCTTGGAATGACAGCAGAAGAAATCAAAAAGTACATCAATCAGATTGCCTTCTCAGGTGCAGCCGAGTTTGTAGAGAAATTCAAAGATGCCAAAGATGCCAATGAAATCATCGGTAAATTTGGTTTGGGTTTCTATTCAGCTTTTATGGTTGCGGACAAAGTGGAAATCAATACCCTTTCTTACCAAGAAGGCGCTGCAGCTGCCAAATGGACCTGTGACGGAAGTACCGAATTTGAGATCAGTGCCGGGGAAAGAAAAGAGCGTGGAACAGATGTCACACTATTTATCAATGCCGATTCTGAGGAGTTTCTTGATAAATGGAAGCTTCAGGGAATTTTGGACAAATACTGTAAATTCTTGCCGGTTCCAATCAAGTTTGGTACAAAAACCGAAAGTGTAGAAGATGGAGTCGATGATAAAGGTGAAAAGAAATGGAAATCTGTGGAGGTGGACAATATCATCAACACCACTTCCCCAATCTGGACGAAGTCTCCCAATGACCTGAAAGACGAGGATTACCTGGCTTTTTACAAGCAATTGTATCCAATGAGTGAAGATCCCTTGTTCTGGATTCATTTGAATGTGGATTATCCGTTCAATTTGACCGGAGTCTTGTATTTTCCAAAAATCAAAAACGATTTTGAATTCCAGAAAAACAAGATCAAGCTATTCAGCCGTCAGGTATTTATTACCGATGAGGTAAAAGACATTGTGCCCGAATTCCTGATGTTGTTGCACGGGGTGATTGATTCACCGGATATTCCATTGAATGTGTCAAGGAGCTTCTTACAGGCTGATAGCAATGTGAAAAAGATCAACAGCTATATCACCAAAAAGGTGGCTGACAAATTGGGCGAGCTTTTCAAAAAAGACAGAAAAGCCTATGAAGAGAAATGGAATGACATTGGACTCTTTGTGAAATATGGAATGATCAGCGAGGATAAATTCGCCGAAAAAGGCAAGGATTTCGCTCTGCTGAAAAACACAAAAGGGGAATACTTTACCTTACCTGAATACAAGGAAAAGGTAAAAGCCATTCAGACAGACAAAAATGAGCAGACCATCTATCTCTATGCTACCGATGTCAACAAGCAGGATGGATTTATCCAATCGGCCAACAAAAAGGATTATGATGTTTTGGTAATGGATTCTCCTATTGACAGTCACTTTATTCAACATGTGGAAGGCAAAGAGGAAAAGACCCAATTGAAGCGGGTAGATGCTGATGTTGCAGAAAAACTGATCCAAAAAGAAGACACTTATGCCAACTTGTTGACTGAAGAACAGTCTACCCAGGTCAAAGAAATCTTTGAAAAAGCGATCAATAACAAAGACTATACAGTAGAAGTCGAAGGCTTGAGTCCTGAGGAAATGCCTGTCACCGTGACCATGGATGAGTTTATGCGCAGGATGAAGGACATGGCACAGATGGGAGGCGGCATGAGCTTCTACGGAGCGATGCCTGACCACTATAAAGTAGCTATCAACGGCAACCACCCTGTAATTGACAAACTGCTCAAGTCCGAGGATGAAGCCGAAAAGGAGAAATTGGCCAAACAGTCATTTGATCTGGCCTTGTTGTCTCAAGGCATGCTGACAGGTAAGGACCTTACAGAGTTTGTGAAGAGAAGTGTGGAGTTGATTTAG
- a CDS encoding phosphoadenylyl-sulfate reductase: MSLKTNLHDLSEKVEKLDPVEALGFLSDLFPGKVVFSTSLGQEDQVITQLIAESDLPVHIFSLDTGRLFPETLDLIARTESKYKIRIQVLYPERQSVENLVESRGINGFYDSVENRKSCCHVRKVEPLKRALAGNSIWVTGLRAEQSANRSSMRKIEWDEANHIIKFNPLLDWSFDRMMAYIEENKIPYNPLHDKGFISIGCAPCTRAISAGEDARAGRWWWEDSKKECGLHAK; the protein is encoded by the coding sequence ATGAGCCTAAAAACGAATTTGCATGATTTGAGTGAAAAAGTTGAGAAGCTGGACCCTGTAGAGGCACTTGGCTTTTTGTCTGATCTCTTTCCGGGGAAAGTAGTCTTCTCTACCTCATTGGGACAGGAAGATCAGGTGATTACCCAATTGATTGCAGAAAGTGACCTGCCGGTTCATATTTTTTCTTTGGATACAGGGCGGCTCTTTCCCGAGACTTTAGATTTGATTGCAAGAACAGAAAGCAAATATAAAATTAGGATTCAGGTCCTATATCCTGAAAGACAATCTGTGGAAAATTTGGTGGAAAGTAGAGGAATCAACGGGTTTTACGATTCGGTGGAAAATAGAAAATCCTGTTGCCATGTGCGAAAAGTTGAACCTTTAAAGAGAGCTTTGGCAGGAAATAGCATTTGGGTAACAGGTCTTCGCGCAGAACAAAGTGCCAATCGTTCCTCGATGAGAAAAATTGAGTGGGATGAAGCCAATCATATCATCAAATTCAATCCTTTGCTGGATTGGTCTTTCGATCGAATGATGGCATATATAGAAGAAAACAAGATTCCTTACAACCCATTACATGACAAAGGATTTATCAGCATCGGCTGTGCCCCATGTACGAGAGCCATATCAGCAGGTGAAGATGCCCGGGCAGGACGGTGGTGGTGGGAGGATTCCAAGAAGGAGTGTGGGTTGCATGCTAAGTAA
- a CDS encoding RrF2 family transcriptional regulator has protein sequence MLSKKTKYAFHALTYLGKHRDQKTVLIQDISEEYGISHKFLENILLELKKAGILGSKKGKGGGYYLIKEPKDVPLSKVIRLLDGPIALLPCVSLNYYEPCVECKSEVNCGLNKVMIQVRDEMLNVLENKSLADILDKE, from the coding sequence ATGCTATCCAAAAAAACCAAATACGCTTTTCATGCCCTGACCTACCTCGGCAAGCATAGAGACCAAAAAACCGTTTTGATCCAAGACATTTCCGAAGAATATGGTATTTCCCATAAGTTTTTAGAAAATATATTACTTGAACTCAAAAAAGCCGGCATTCTGGGAAGCAAAAAAGGCAAAGGAGGAGGCTATTATCTGATCAAAGAACCTAAAGATGTCCCACTTTCCAAAGTTATCCGTTTGCTTGATGGGCCTATAGCTTTATTGCCATGTGTAAGTCTTAATTACTATGAACCCTGTGTGGAATGTAAAAGTGAAGTGAATTGCGGCCTAAACAAAGTCATGATACAGGTGCGGGATGAAATGCTTAATGTATTGGAAAACAAGTCATTAGCAGATATTTTAGATAAAGAATAA